The region ATGCCCCACAGCAGGTAGTTCAGCTCGCCGTGGTGCGGGTTGGAGAAGGCCTGCCAGAGGATCTCGTCCTTGGAGAAGAAGCCGGAGAAGCCCGGTATGCCGGCAATGGCGATGGTCGCCAGCAAAAACGTCAGGAAGGTCAACGGCATCTTGGATCTCAGCCCCCCCATGTTGCGCATGTCCTGAGCGTCGTCGTGGGAGTGGACATGGTGCAGGGCGTGGTGCATGGAGTGGATCACCGCGCCGGAACCGAGGAACAGGCAGGCCTTGAAGAAGGCGTGGGTCATGAGGTGGAAGATGCCGGCGGCAAAGGCCCCGGTCCCCATGGCCAGGAACATGTAGCCGAGCTGGGAAACGGTCGAATAGGCCAGGACCCGCTTGATGTCGTTCTGGGCCGTGCCGATGGTGGCGGCGAACAGGGCGGTACATCCGCCGATCACGGCCACCACCATGAGGGTTTCCGGGGAGCGGATGAACAGGTAGTTCATGCGGCCGATCATGTAGACACCGGCGGTGACCATGGTGGCGGCGTGGATCAGGGCGGAAACGGGGGTCGGGCCTTCCATGGCGTCCGGCAGCCAGGTGTAGAGCGGGATCTGGGCCGACTTGCCGGTCGCCCCCAGGAAGAAGCAGAGGGTGACCACGGTGATGATGCCGCCGGTGGGCAGGAGATGGGAGTTGGCGGCCAGTTCCGTGAACTTGATGGTCCAGACGTTGTGGGTCTGCCCCAGGTACCAGTAGAGGGTGAAGGTGCCCAGCAGGAACCCGAAGTCGCCGACGCGGTTCATGACAAAGGCCTTCTTGCCGGCGTCGCCGGCCGACTTCTTGTGGAAGTAGTAGCCGATCAAGAGGTAGGAGCAGAGGCCCACGCCCTCCCAGCCGACGAACATCAGGAGCAGGTTGTTGCCCAGCACCAGGAGGAGCATGGAGAACATGAACAGGTTCAGGTAGGCGAAGAAGCGGTAGAACCCTTCCTCGCCGTGCATGTAACCGATGGAGTAGACATGGATCAGGAAGCCGACGCCGGTGACGATCATGATCATCACGCAGGAGAGCGGGTCGATCAGGAAGGCGATGTCGGCATTGAAATTG is a window of Geobacter sp. FeAm09 DNA encoding:
- the nuoL gene encoding NADH-quinone oxidoreductase subunit L — protein: MFDNVWLIPLFPFIGFLINGLLGKKIKNETVIGGIGALAVLCSFFVSCKTILALLSLPGEERVANVKVFTWITSGNFNADIAFLIDPLSCVMIMIVTGVGFLIHVYSIGYMHGEEGFYRFFAYLNLFMFSMLLLVLGNNLLLMFVGWEGVGLCSYLLIGYYFHKKSAGDAGKKAFVMNRVGDFGFLLGTFTLYWYLGQTHNVWTIKFTELAANSHLLPTGGIITVVTLCFFLGATGKSAQIPLYTWLPDAMEGPTPVSALIHAATMVTAGVYMIGRMNYLFIRSPETLMVVAVIGGCTALFAATIGTAQNDIKRVLAYSTVSQLGYMFLAMGTGAFAAGIFHLMTHAFFKACLFLGSGAVIHSMHHALHHVHSHDDAQDMRNMGGLRSKMPLTFLTFLLATIAIAGIPGFSGFFSKDEILWQAFSNPHHGELNYLLWGMGAVAAGLTAFYMFRLVFMTFFGECRITPKAKDHLHESPMVIVIPLIVLAALSVVGGYIGLPKVIGELFGGIPNYFEHYLEPVFKYSEEYLAQHAAHGAQHHSAALEWGLMGLSVLIALFGITVAFTMYVKNTELPKRFVAAFPALHRAVYNKWYIDELYDYLFVNPCKALGRFLWKGFDVVVVDGVVNGVANVVMAFSGVFRFLQSGLIYNYAWSMAFGVVVILGYYVFK